Part of the Streptomyces sp. WMMC500 genome is shown below.
CCGCACTGGACCGGCTCGGGCCGGCGGATCTGGTGTGGAGTTCGCACGTCGTCCACCATCTTCCCGATCCGGTCGACGGGCTGCGCCGTCTCGGGCGGCTGCTCGCCCCGGGCGGCGTCCTGGCGCTGGCCGAGGGCGGACTGCCGGCGCGTTACCTGCCCGGCGGGTACGGCGTGGCGGCGCCGGGCTTCGTCTCCCGTCTGGAGGCGGCCTTGAGCGACTACTTCGTCCACCACTGGTCGCTCACCGCACCGGCGGTCGGCGGTGGGCGCGACTGGCCCCTGCTCCTGGCCGACGCGGGACTGCACCACCTCGACTCGCGCACCTTCCTGCTCGACGTCCCGGCACCGGTCGACGACCAGGTGCGGGCGTACGTGGTCGACCGGTTCACGCAGATCGCCGACCGTGTCGGGGACCGCCTGGACGCTCAGGACGCGGCCGCGCTCGGCCGCCTGCTCGACCCGGACGACGAGGCCGCGCTGGTGAACCGGCCGGATCTGTTCCTCCTGAGCGCGTTCACGGTCCACCTGGCCGGTCCCGGCGCGGCGTAGGCGACCACGAGCCGGCCGCTCCGCGCGCCGACGTCGGCGCTCACCGTGCCCCCGGGTGGACCGGGTGCCGCAAGGCGCTGCGCACCGGGGACGTCACAGCCGGATGCCGTCGGGCAGCCGGAGCGCGGCGATGCGCCCGTCGCGGGTGGCGGCGACCAGCAGCCCGGGGCCACACCAGGCCAACGCGGTGACGCGGGCGCCGAGTTCGTACCGGCGCACCGGTCCCAGGCGTTCCCCGGGGCGGCCGGCCGCCGCGTGCCAGAGGGCGAGCGTGCCGTCGTCGCCCCCGGTGGCCAGATGGGCGCGGGTGCCGGGACGCCAGGCCAGCGCGGTGACGGCCTCGTGGGCCCGGAGCGTGCGCGGGCCGGTGCCGGCCGGGCCCGTGCCGGAGAGGTCCCGGACGGTGACGTCCGAGGCGCCGTCGGCGGCGAGCCACCGGCCGGTGTCGTCGAAGGCCGGCCGGGAGACCTTCGCCGGGTCGCCGGGCATGGTGACCTCGTCGCCGTCGTGGGTGCGCCAGACATGAAGGGCGGCGTCGTGGCCGCCGCAGCAGATCCAGCGGCCGGTCGGGGCGATGGCCAGCGCCGGGTGGGAGCCGGCGTGGGGGTAGGTGGACACGGGTGCGGGCCGGTGGTGTTCGTGGCAACGCACCGCCCCGTACGCGGCGACGGCCAGTCGTCGTCCGCCACGCAACCAGCCGATGCCGGTGACGGTGCCGGGCGCGGGCTCGGTGGCCCACACCTCGGTGCCGTCCGGGCGGAGGACGACGGCCCGCCGGCCCGTCGCGACAGCCACCCGGTCGGCTCCGGACCAGGCGGCGTACCGGAAGCGGTGCTCATACGCCGGTCACCTCCGCGGCCGGGTCGGGGGCGGCCGGAGCCGGGGTCCCGTGAGGGGGCGGTCGAACCTGTCGCGGCGGCGCGGCGGAGCGCAGAGGCCGCGGATCCGGTCACGGACGGGCCGCCTCCACTCGACGACGTGCGTGATCCCGCGCGGCTGGAGTGCGCCGGGCAGCACGGGAGCGTGCTCACGCGGGGCCCGCAGGCAGCGTGCGCAGACGCCGCTGAGTTCGCCGGTGTCAGGCCGACGGCGACGCCGGCCGCGGCCAGCCCGGCGTGCAGTTGCCGGGCAGAGACGAAACCGCTCCGCGGCCGCGTTCGGCGAAATCCACGAAATGCATTCCTGGATTCACGGTGAAAATCGTTATCGAGTTCACTCGTAAAATTACCCGTTTGTCAATGTGTGTCCTATGTGACAGTTTTACCTGCAAGGATAGAAATAAGGTGACAGATCACACTTTGCCGCCTCTCGCAGGCGGTGTTCCGAAACCGTGGAGATGAAAGAGCGTGGCAACATCTGTGCAGCACATGCCGCATCCCGGACACGATCACGTGCACGGCGAAGGCTGCGGACACGTAGCGGTCCCTCACGACGGTCACATCGATTACGTGCACGACGGTCATCTGCACCGCGTGCACGAGGGTCACGCGGACGAGTGCGAGGTGGGCGAGCACCGGGAGCACGCCGGTCACACCCACGTACACGGCGAAGACTGCGGGCACGTGGCGGTCCCTCACGGCGACCACATGGACTATGTGCACGACGGCCACCGCCACGCGGCCCACCAGGGGCACTGGGACGAACACTGACGGCTCTTCCCGCGGTGCCCGAACCACGCGGGCTGGCAGGCTACGGGGGTGACAGCGAACGAGACCGTGCCCACTGCCGTGACCGCACAGATCAGCCGGGCCGAGGACGTGACGGCGGCCCTCCGCCGGGAACTCACCGCCTGCTGGGCGGCGGTCGTCAACGCCGGCGGAGCCGTCGTACCCATGGACTGCGGACTCCCGCCGGTGACCGAGGCCGCGCTGCGGCCGGCGGCCGAGAGGATCACGCGCGGCCTCTCCCCGGACCGGAGCAGACTGCTCCTGGCGACCGTGGACGACGCGCTCGCGGGCTGGTTGCTGCTGCGCCGCCAGCGGCACCCCATGGTGGCGCACTGCGGCGTGGTGAACCACGTCCAGACGCACGTCCGCTTCCGGGGCCTGGGCGTGGGCGCCGCCCTCATGCGGCGCGCGCGGGTCGTCGCGCGCGACGACATGGGTCTGGAACGGCTCCAGCTCACCGTACGGTCCGGTCTGGGGCTGGAGGAGTTCTACCGCAAGGCGGGCTGGACCGAGGTCGGCAGGTGGCCGGGCGCCCTGCGGGTGGCGCCCGGTGACGACCGGGACGAGATCCTGATGAGCCTGGCGTTGTGAACCTGCGGGCTCAGGTCCCCGCGGGAGCGGGGACTCCGCGCGCGTCGTCCCTGACCGCCACCAGCACGGCGCTGTCGCCGAACTGCCAGACCGGCACGGTGTGGGCGAAGCCCGCCCGGCGCAGGAGTTCGGCGTGGCGCCGTACCGTGACCCGCTCGTCGCCCCCGCCGCCGGCGTGGGCCGCCCGGCGCCGCCCGCGCTCGTCGAGGAGGTCGGCCAGTTCGGGGTCCCGGGCCGCGGCGTCCCACCAGGACCGCCAGTCCTCGGGTGCGTGGCCGCCGGTGCGCTCGGACCGGCGACGGCCCACGTGGGCGGTGAGGCGGGAGCAGGGTGCGGCGTCCGGCGGGAAGTGGTCGCCGTTGACGAGGACGCCGCCGGGGCGCAGGAGGGACGCGAGGGAGCGGTACGTGCGCAGCAGCGCCCGCTCGGGCAGGTAGTGCAGCGCGGTGGTCGACAGGGCGGCGTCCAAGGGGCGTTCGAGCCGGAGGGCGTCGGTCCAGCCCTCCTCGCCGATGACGGTGTCGACGTAGCGGGCGGCGTCGCCGTGGTGGGTGCGCCCCAGTTCCAGCAGCAGGGGGTCCATGTCGGCGGCGACGATCTCGGCGTGCGGGAAGCGGGCGGCGAGCCTGGCGGCCAGGGAGCCGGGACCGCAGCCGAGGTCGAGCAGGAGGGGGCGGGGGCGGCCGGCCGTGACGTGCTCGACGACGTCGGCCATCACGGTGAACCGCTCCTCGCGGTCCACCGCGTACCTCTCCTGCTGCCGTTCCCAGCGCTCCACCCACGTCTTGGCCGTCGCCATGCTCACGCCCACGTCCGCCCCGCCTCTTCTGTCTCTTCCGTCGCGGCCACGGGACAACCCTACAGATGGAAACGGTTATCAGTAGCGTTTTACGTCAGCGACACGAGGACGGCCAGCAGACGGTCGATCTCCGCCACCGTGTTGTAGACGTGCAGACTCACCCGTACCGCACCGTCCCGCTCGTCGGCGCCGGCCTGGCAGAGACTGTCGGCGCGCACCATGAAGCCGTGGCTGTAGAGGATGAACCCGAGGTCGTCGGAGGGGATCTCGCGGTGCCGGAAGGTGACGATGCCGTGGCGGCGCTGCGCCGCGGGGAGCGCGGAGTCGGCGGCGAGGCTCGCCGGGCAGCCGAGGACCTCGTACGGGCCGAGGCGCCCGAGCCGGTCCGTCAGCCGGCCGGCGAGCGCGGTCGTCCAGCGGGCGACCCGCTCGACCCCGGCGGCGTCGAGCCAGTCGAGCGCGGCCCGCAGGGAGACGACGCCCGCCGTGTTGGGCGTGCCCTGCCAGCCGCCCGGCCGGAACGCGGGTCCCCGCGCGTTGCGCGCCCACACCGCCCCCGAGCCCGGCAGGGCCATCGCCTTGTGCCCGGAGAAGACCACGAAGTCCACGTCGAGCGCCGGATCGTCGAGGCGGACGGGCAGATGGCCCACGCTCTGCGCCGCGTCCAGGCAGATCGGCACGTCCGGGCCGACGGCCGCGCGGATGCGGTGCACGTTCATGTCGCCGCCGTAGACGTGGTGGACGTGGGTGGCGGCCACGAACCGGGTCCGCGGGCCGACGGCCTCGCCCAGGGCCCGGTGGTCGTAGTCGCCGGAGACCGCCTGGCTCGGCAGACCCCGTACGCGGACCTCCGCACCCCGCGCGGCGAGCAGCTCCCGGGCCTCCAGCCAGGGATCCAGGTTGGCCCGGTGGTCGGCGAACGGCACGAGGATCTCGTCGCCGTCGGCGAGGTACGGGACGAGCCAGTCACGGGCGACGGTGCGCAGGCCGTCGGTGGTGCCGGCGGTGAAGTGGACGGCCGAGCGGGCCGGTTCGGGGTCGTGGAGGAACTCCTTGACCCGCTCCCGGGTCGACTCCACCAGTTCCGTGGTCCGGTTGGCCCAGGGGTAGGTGCCGCGGCCGGCGTTGGCGTTGGACGTCGTGAGGTAGGTCTGGACGGCGTCGAGTACCGCGCGCGGCTTCTGCGACGTCGCCGCGCTGTCGAGATACGCCAGCTCCGGGTGGGCCCCGATGATCGGGAACTGCTCCCGTAACTCCCACTGCCAGACCGCGTCCTCCCCGTCTGCCTCACCGTGCGCGCCGGGCGGCGGCAGGGCCGTGCTCATTCGCGCACCAGAGGGGCGCCCGCGTCCCGCCAGGCGACGATCCCGCCGGCCAGACTGCGGACGTCCGGATGGCCCATCCGGGTCAGCGCGGCGGCGTAGCGGAGCGACTTCTCCCCGACGGGGCAGGCGAGCAGCACGGGGGTGCGTTTACTGAAGGGGAGCCCGCCGCGGAGCAGGTCGTCGAAGAGTTCGTCGACGATGTTCATCGAGCCGGCGATGTGCAGGGCGGCGTACGCGTGCGGGCTGCGCAGATCGACGACGAGCGGCCGGGGGTCGCCCGCGGTGGACCAGCGCAGGGCGTCGTCCACGCCGATGGCGCGGGCCTCCGCCCGGGCTTCGGCGTCGGTGACGGCCGTCGCGGAGCGCCCGCGGTCCGTCCGGCCCAGCAGCTCCGGGCGTCGCTGACGCACGTAGCTCAGGTAGCTCTCGGCCCGGTCGCACACGATGAAGACCGCAGTCCGGCGCTGCCCGGTCCCGTCCAGCTCGGCGTCGGCGAGCCGCAGATGCCGCACCGCTCCCTGGTAGGCGGCGCCTCCGGTCGGGCCGGACAGCAGCCCGCAGCGGCGGATGAGGGTGAGCATCCCGTCGATGGCCTCGTCGGAGGTGACGGACTCGATGGTGTCGTAGGTGGCGGGGTCGAAGAGACCGACCTGGTGGACCTCGTCGATGGTGCGGATGCCGGGGATGAAGTCCGACTTGTGGGCGACGAGGCCGAGGACCCGCACCCGCGGGTCGTGCTCGCGCAGGACTCCGGCGACACCGGTCGACGAACCGGCCGTGCCGACGCAGGCGACGAACCAGTCCGGCACCCGGCCGTCGAGGTCCTTCACGATCTCCGGTCCGGTGCCCGCG
Proteins encoded:
- a CDS encoding class I SAM-dependent methyltransferase, with amino-acid sequence MGVSMATAKTWVERWERQQERYAVDREERFTVMADVVEHVTAGRPRPLLLDLGCGPGSLAARLAARFPHAEIVAADMDPLLLELGRTHHGDAARYVDTVIGEEGWTDALRLERPLDAALSTTALHYLPERALLRTYRSLASLLRPGGVLVNGDHFPPDAAPCSRLTAHVGRRRSERTGGHAPEDWRSWWDAAARDPELADLLDERGRRRAAHAGGGGDERVTVRRHAELLRRAGFAHTVPVWQFGDSAVLVAVRDDARGVPAPAGT
- a CDS encoding pyridoxal-phosphate dependent enzyme, which translates into the protein MRYDSITEAIGNTPLVRIDPAVHALRNIDLYAKLEMLNPFGSVKDRPAWHMVRPHLEAAAEGGGTVVELSSGNTAKALALLAGMHGLKLRSVTNRMRVPEIKDLLLLLGAEIEELPGRSECLDPADTDDPLTHFHRALSDPESTYLHTDQYFNPRNVEAHAAGTGPEIVKDLDGRVPDWFVACVGTAGSSTGVAGVLREHDPRVRVLGLVAHKSDFIPGIRTIDEVHQVGLFDPATYDTIESVTSDEAIDGMLTLIRRCGLLSGPTGGAAYQGAVRHLRLADAELDGTGQRRTAVFIVCDRAESYLSYVRQRRPELLGRTDRGRSATAVTDAEARAEARAIGVDDALRWSTAGDPRPLVVDLRSPHAYAALHIAGSMNIVDELFDDLLRGGLPFSKRTPVLLACPVGEKSLRYAAALTRMGHPDVRSLAGGIVAWRDAGAPLVRE
- a CDS encoding class I SAM-dependent methyltransferase: MAGDSAGATGTSAPKWSDELSELERAGEISVPWVRQAAEWLAGRGRAARILDVGSGPGWAASVLAASFPAGEVVAVDATPEFVARAAERFAGLGLGGRARAERGELDSAALDRLGPADLVWSSHVVHHLPDPVDGLRRLGRLLAPGGVLALAEGGLPARYLPGGYGVAAPGFVSRLEAALSDYFVHHWSLTAPAVGGGRDWPLLLADAGLHHLDSRTFLLDVPAPVDDQVRAYVVDRFTQIADRVGDRLDAQDAAALGRLLDPDDEAALVNRPDLFLLSAFTVHLAGPGAA
- a CDS encoding GNAT family N-acetyltransferase encodes the protein MTANETVPTAVTAQISRAEDVTAALRRELTACWAAVVNAGGAVVPMDCGLPPVTEAALRPAAERITRGLSPDRSRLLLATVDDALAGWLLLRRQRHPMVAHCGVVNHVQTHVRFRGLGVGAALMRRARVVARDDMGLERLQLTVRSGLGLEEFYRKAGWTEVGRWPGALRVAPGDDRDEILMSLAL
- a CDS encoding aminotransferase class V-fold PLP-dependent enzyme, whose protein sequence is MSTALPPPGAHGEADGEDAVWQWELREQFPIIGAHPELAYLDSAATSQKPRAVLDAVQTYLTTSNANAGRGTYPWANRTTELVESTRERVKEFLHDPEPARSAVHFTAGTTDGLRTVARDWLVPYLADGDEILVPFADHRANLDPWLEARELLAARGAEVRVRGLPSQAVSGDYDHRALGEAVGPRTRFVAATHVHHVYGGDMNVHRIRAAVGPDVPICLDAAQSVGHLPVRLDDPALDVDFVVFSGHKAMALPGSGAVWARNARGPAFRPGGWQGTPNTAGVVSLRAALDWLDAAGVERVARWTTALAGRLTDRLGRLGPYEVLGCPASLAADSALPAAQRRHGIVTFRHREIPSDDLGFILYSHGFMVRADSLCQAGADERDGAVRVSLHVYNTVAEIDRLLAVLVSLT